Proteins encoded within one genomic window of Camelina sativa cultivar DH55 chromosome 19, Cs, whole genome shotgun sequence:
- the LOC104768185 gene encoding protein DDB_G0268328-like produces MGSLARALANEYAYPDISSVSKQKYNPNSISGTQPGLPLMLVLHHLEQASLPAVGADRKTSGYWLLTGDGDGSELRSQQTSASLHWSLVTLFCQMHKIPLSTKYLAILARDNDWVGFLSEAQLGGYPFDTVLNVASKEFGDQRLKAHILTVLRYANSKKKATISYSDDIGRGFTCSSTEDGAYVSGELFRVLAYSEKLKNPGGYLLSKAKELSWSILALIASCFPDVAPLSCITVWLEITAARETSSIKVNDITTKIAENIAAAVVSTNSLPTDVRGVQFHYNRRNTKRRRLTAHTSVDLLTSANSLNTSAGKTFCSHRTEATEDSKAEDSSVTDDSSDEHASLSKMVAVLCEQRLFLPLLKAFELFLPSCSLLPFVRALQETIGLCIKWMCIMHFSMGI; encoded by the exons ATGGGGTCCCTAGCTAGGGCCCTTGCTAATGAATATGCTTATCCTGATATCTCAAGCGTGTCGAAGCAAAAATATAATCCAAACAGTATTTCTGGCACTCAACCGGGTCTTCCGCTAATGCTTGTTCTTCATCACCTGGAACAAGCTAGTCTTCCAGCGGTTGGAGCAGATAGAAAAACAAGTGGTTACTGGCTGTTAACAGGTGATGGTGATGGGTCTGAACTGCGGTCTCAGCAGACATCTGCTAGCTTGCATTGGAGTTTAGTTACCCTTTTTTGTCAGATGCATAAGATTCCTCTGAGCACCAAGTATCTTGCCATACTAGCAAGGGACAATGATTGG GTTGGATTTTTATCTGAAGCGCAGCTTGGAGGATACCCATTTGATACGGTGCTCAATGTG GCATCAAAGGAGTTTGGTGATCAACGCTTAAAAGCTCACATACTGACGGTTTTGAGATATGCCAACTCAAAAAAGAAAGCTACCATATCGTACTCAGATGACATAGGCAGAGGTTTTACATGTTCCTCGACAGAGGATGGAGCTTATGTCTCTGGTGAACTCTTTCGTGTTTTGGCTTACTCTGAGAAGCTAAAGAATCCTGGGGGATACCTTTTATCGAAAGCTAAGGAGTTATCATGGTCTATATTGGCCCTCATAGCATCATGCTTTCCGGATGTTGCTCCTTTATCATGCATAACAGTTTGGTTGGAAATTACTGCAGCCAG GGAAACATCGTCTATCAAGGTGAACGATATAACTACTAAAATAGCAGAAAATATAGCAGCAGCCGTTGTATCTACAAATTCCTTGCCAACGGATGTTAGAGGTGTCCAGTTTCATTACAATAGGAGGAATACCAAACGGAGACGACTTACTGCACATACATCTGTGGATTTGTTGACTTCAGCCAATAGTTTAAACACCTCTGCTGGTAAAACATTTTGTTCACATAGAACAGAAGCTACAGAAGATTCAAAAGCTGAAGATAGTAGTGTTACTGATGATTCGTCTGATGAGCATGCGTCTCTATCAAAAATGGTCGCAGTGCTTTGTGAACAACGCTTGTTTCTTCCTCTGCTAAAAGCTTTTGAATTGTTCCTCCCTTCATGCTCTCTACTGCCATTTGTCCGTGCTTTACAG GAAACAATTGGTCtgtgcatcaaatggatgtGCATAATGCATTTCTCCATGGGGATCTAA
- the LOC104768186 gene encoding L10-interacting MYB domain-containing protein-like — protein MTSGAAWEPVHHRVFVDLCVVQKISGNPPRMQQILEVFQETTGTRFTVDELINHWDTMVKQWKIWCKLVQSRDMKWDSLTNTFGASDQEWANYLQVNPEAEQYRCNPPLFLKKLDVIFEGTNLDGEGNSNRSQGCEHLDKVNDAGVEAILTASNILDRRRHRRTKWTSSAHAIFVNLCYQEYLKGRRPVKYAGVYPKETWNMMQETINRSAKGVGYTVVQIKRHWDVTRRTWKQWCQTIDSPIMKWDANTRTFGATHEDWNTYLKVNKNDIAKAFRRKNIPHADKLATIFKGDVEPKKVKSARRVIDHQSESSQIHQEPVPSSTVVIYTNEPVITGREDRAEGDDENDEPTELLSRSDSEDEDVESVNPGSQSFNTEPMEEKSPVTASVKKKEYTMEECMECLDAMEEVEKGSDLYMSALNLFLTEEYRQIFLLLGNPSLRMSWLLRR, from the exons ATGACGTCCGGAGCCGCATGGGAACCTGTACACCACCGAGTATTTGTGGACTTGTGCGTCGTGCAAAAGATATCGGGGAATCCACCTAGAATGCAGCAAATATTGGAAGTTTTTCAAGAAACGACGGGAACCAGGTTCACCGTAGACGAGCTTATCAATCATTGGGATACAATGGTCAAGCAGTGGAAGATATGGTGTAAACTTGTTCAAAGCAGAGATATGAAATGGGATTCCCTGACAAACACGTTTGGTGCCAGTGATCAAGAATGGGCCAACTATTTACAG GTGAATCCTGAGGCTGAGCAGTATCGGTGTAATCCCCCATTGTTCCTCAAGAAACTAGATGTTATCTTTGAAGGTACTAACTTAGATGGTGAAGGTAACAGCAACAGGAGCCAAGGATGCGAGCATCTTGATAAAGTAAATGATGCCGGAGTAGAAGCTATCCTAACCGCTTCTAATATCTTGgatcgtcgtcgtcatcgtcgCACTAAGTGGACATCATCCGCACATGCGATTTTTGTCAACTTGTGTTACCAAGAGTATTTAAAAGGAAGAAGACCAGTAAAATATGCCGGAGTTTATCCAAAGGAAACTTGGAACATGATGCAGGAGACGATCAATCGGAGCGCTAAAGGAGTAGGCTACACAGTTGTCCAGATCAAGAGGCATTGGGACGTTACCAGAAGAACTTGGAAGCAATGGTGTCAAACTATTGACTCTCCCATCATGAAGTGGGATGCCAATACACGTACGTTTGGTGCAACGCACGAGGACTGGAATACCTACTTGAAGGTAAA TAAAAATGATATAGCTAAAGCGTTCAGACGGAAGAATATTCCTCACGCTGATAAACTGGCAACCATCTTCAAAGGAGATGTTGAACCGAAGAAAGTCAAATCAGCTCGGAGAGTGATCGATCATCAGTCAGAATCATCACAGATACATCAAGAACCAGTTCCATCATCAACAGTAGTCATCTACACAAACGAGCCAGTCATCACAGGACGTGAAGATAGAGCTGAGGGtgatgatgaaaatgatgagCCTACTGAACTGCTGTCTAGGTCAGACTCAGAGGATGAAGATGTTGAATCTGTGAATCCGGGAAGTCAGAGTTTTAATACCGAGCCGATGGAGGAGAAGAGTCCGGTGACTGCATCGGTCAAGAAGAAGGAGTATACCATGGAAGAGTGCATGGAGTGTTTGGATGCAATGGAAGAGGTTGAGAAAGGCAGTGATCTGTACATGTCGGCGTTAAATTTGTTTCTGACGGAAGAGTACAGACAGATCTTCTTGCTGTTGGGCAATCCAAGTTTGAGAATGTCTTGGCTGCTTCGACGTTAA
- the LOC104768187 gene encoding uncharacterized protein LOC104768187, translated as MAPSEIEPALHEPSGSLVLSRADESDLRFANLRGVRWRVNLGVLPSFDSSIDEFRRAAANSRRRYALLRRTLLINPHVLKDKHSSLNFITDDPLSQNPNSTWGQFFRISELAKTLDQDLSRLYQEHYWCYFQTPVCQGMLRRILLLWCLKHPEYGYRQGMHELLAPLLYVLHVDIMRLSEVRKDYEDNFTDRFDSLSSEERDITYTFDFNKFMDSMDDEIGSQGYSKKIKSLDELDPEVQSIVMLSDSYGAESELGIVLSEKFMEHDAYCMFDALMSGTDGCVAMASFFSYPPASGSHTGLTPVLEACTAFYRLLALVDSSLHTHLVELGVEPQYFGLRWLRVLFGREFLLEDLLLVWDEIFSAGSSAETDTTDEDSRNHSFGIVDCPRGTLILGMAVSMILYLRSTLLSSENATCCLQRLLNFPEITDLNKIIQKAKLLQVLVLDTDVRSALSINSLSRNGVFDQSSYVPSRTKSCPSGSTSPSSPLIQAPESYWEKKWRVLHKGKEEEMQNVLEKQSPPTQKKRMWLKVTNLFRAVTDLSHHKAENGEKEANLSSPVTRSLLEDLSQQLLPELKEANSIDCLVTMNKEDNSPQETEEDIMDFHSANEESIISGNSPSEENASISSDPISPVLGSSYLENGSDLNYCGNDLHCSTGSNLFLDDENYEDPQTSGNSPVSISPCPNNEYPVTHSDEDDPTDRNVGVTKEHRLLHGIVQWFQKFKRSLSSEETIDINASDATKTNNVEIEKNQISCYSELHPQASSSGQNRDSDQNLLKTLKNLGQSMLKHIQVIELVFQQQPGMVQAGMVGNLAKPNLIGKGQVTATTAHGASENQ; from the exons ATGGCTCCGTCGGAGATCGAGCCAGCTTTACATGAACCGTCTGGATCATTGGTTTTGAGTAGAGCAGACGAGTCAGATCTTCGTTTCGCTAATCTCAGGGGAGTTCGGTGGCGTGTGAATCTCGGAGTTCTTCCGTCTTTTGATTCTTCAATCGATGAGTTTCGCAGAGCAGCAGCTAATTCTCGACGAAG ATATGCTCTTCTCCGGAGAACACTTTTGATCAATCCACATGTACTCAAGGATAAACATAGTTCCCTTAATTTTATCACTGACGACCCCTTGTCACAAAATCCAA ATAGCACATGGGGACAATTCTTTCGTATCTCGGAGTTGGCAAAAACACTTGATCAAGACTTATCAAGGTTATATCAAGAACATTATTGGTGTTATTTTCAAACGCCTGTTTGCCAAGGAATGCTGAGACGCATTCTATTGTTGTGGTGCCTGAAGCATCCCGAGTATGGGTATAGGCAAG GAATGCATGAGCTTTTGGCACCTCTCCTTTATGTACTTCATGTTGATATCATGCGTCTTTCTGAAGTGCGTAAAGACTATGAAGATAATTTTACCGATAGATTTGATAGTTTATCTTCCGAGGAAAGAGATATCACATAcacttttgattttaataagttCATGGATTCCATGGACGATGAAATTGGATCCCAGGGGtattcaaagaaaattaaaagtctCGATGAACTTGATCCTGAAGTCCAGTCCATTGTGATGTTGAGTGACTCTTATGGGGCCGAAAGTGAACTTGGCATTGTCTTGTCTGAAAAATTTATGGAACATGATGCTTACTGTATGTTTGATGCTCTCATGAGTGGGACTGATGGTTGTGTCGCCATGGCTAGCTTTTTTAGTTACCCTCCAGCCAGCGGATCTCACACCGGGTTAACTCCAGTTCTTGAAGCTTGTACTGCATTTTATCGTCTTCTAGCTCTTGTTGATTCATCTCTGCACACCCATCTAGTTGAACTTGGAGTTGAACCTCAGTACTTTGGTCTTCGTTGGTTGAGAGTTTTGTTTGGAAGAGAATTTTTGCTTGAGGATCTCTTGTTAGTGTGGGACGAGATATTTTCAGCAGGGAGTAGTGCAGAAACGGACACAACTGATGAGGATAGTAGAAACCACAGCTTTGGGATCGTTGATTGTCCTCGGGGTACCTTAATCTTGGGAATGGCTGTTTCAATGATATTATATTTAAGATCAACCTTGCTTTCTTCTGAAAATGCAACATGTTGTCTACAGAGACTATTAAATTTTCCAGAGATTACTGACCTGAATAAGATAATACAGAAGGCTAAGCTGTTacaagttttggttttggatactGATGTACGATCAGCTCTGTCAATAAATT CTCTGTCAAGAAATGGTGTCTTCGACCAGAGCAGTTATGTACCTTCAAGAACTAAAAGTTGTCCATCCGGCTCCACTTCACCTAGTTCTCCTTTGATTCAAGCACCTGAAAGCTATTGGGAGAAGAAATGGAGAGTTCTACAcaaaggcaaagaagaagaaatgcaaAACGTTTTGGAGAAACAGAGTCCTCCTACACAGAAGAAAAGGATGTGGCTAAAAGTGACAAACCTTTTCCGAGCAGTGACTGATCTATCACATCATAAGGCAGAGAATGGGGAAAAGGAAGCAAACTTATCTTCTCCAGTGACACGAAGTTTGCTTGAAGATTTGTCTCAACAACTCCTTCCCGAACTAAAGGAAGCTAATAGTATTGATTGTCTTGTGACTATGAACAAGGAAGATAACTCTCCtcaagaaactgaagaagacaTTATGGATTTTCATTCTGCTAATGAAGAGAGTATTATAAGTGGAAACTCACCCAGTGAGGAGAATGCATCCATTTCTTCAGACCCTATCAGTCCTGTCCTAGGTTCGAGCTACCTTGAAAACGGTTCAGATTTAAATTACTGCGGAAATGATTTACATTGTAGTACTGGTTCAAAtctgtttcttgatgatgaaaACTATGAAGATCCTCAAACAAGTGGAAACTCACCTGTTTCCATATCTCCATGTCCGAATAATGAGTATCCAGTAACTCATTCTGATGAAGACGATCCCACAGATAGAAATGTGGGTGTTACTAAGGAGCACAGGCTTTTACATGGAATAGTCCAGTGGTTTCAAAAGTTTAAACGCTCTTTGTCCAGTGAGGAGACGATTGATATAAATGCTTCTGATGCCACAAAAACCAACAATGTTGAAATAGAAAAGAACCAAATCAGTTGCTACTCTGAGTTACACCCCCAAGCTTCATCTTCTGGCCAAAATAGAGACTCAGATCAGAATCTGTTGAAGACTCTGAAGAACCTTGGCCAGTCCATGCTCAAACACATTCAG GTAATCGAGTTGGTTTTTCAACAACAACCTGGTATGGTTCAGGCAGGAATGGTAGGGAACTTAGCTAAACCCAATTTGATCGGAAAGGGACAAGTTACAGCTACAACAGCTCATGGAGCTTCGGAAAATCAGTAA
- the LOC104767137 gene encoding uncharacterized protein LOC104767137 — protein MLVESSFSSSVETSLLNVSEYQDPFAAYDWASLAETYQMIHKVPGQSQVSFLKAVPVTDAMNLDESKHPKHQVSCPETSVRHKVSEKALTSLVYRRRKRSLKPGGSAEPNLGKNRKQDGSLDDSILVSLHNPEESTKRKDRFNNCLVYSRKKRKGKSSCTSTGETTIRGDGRDDAFVSEHSCGETRRRGNRSDNCLVYSRKKGRVKFNSCSFSSHVTGGTKISCDQADSSAWSQRGQIAKADSAFTGLNPGEIKQSGHQPVYSQSTQLVKSNGILTESHIRKTKRNGDTSDVLLMYSRRKRREKSIGVRVNGFLVYTRKKFKFRGPFARPNPSETNKNGNQLSIASSLELVDDSQVTKVRCASDGTNVNCSSLKSSSELDSSSSQTGEDDCYSSDAGVSETDTDSSSSPFRQCKHCDEPGTVEKMLICDECEEAYHTRCCGVRRKEVAKIDDWLCPSCLKNKRSKTKIKGRISRERKWRVTVPFVIGIRIGKEFQADVPDWSGPTMSDTSFVGEPLEIDESEYMHDLKKAKNSKKQCSAVNWLQCREENSNGNICGKWRRAPRSEVQTKDWECFCCVFWDPSRADCAVSQELETSEVLKQLKYIKMLRPRSDAKKRKIGSKGRNKSRNKGKS, from the exons ATGTTGGTGGAAAGTTCGTTCAGCTCTTCTGTTGAAACTAGTCTACTGAACGTATCCGAGTATCAAGACCCATTTGCTGCATATGATTGGGCGTCGCTTGCTGAAACTTATCAGATGATCCACAAAGTTCCCGGACAGTCTCAAGTAAGCTTTCTTAAAGCTGTTCCAGTCACTGATGCAATGAATCTTGATGAATCAAAACATCCAAAACATCAAGTTAGTTGTCCAGAGACATCTGTTAGGCACAAGGTATCGGAAAAGGCCCTGACTTCTCTTGTGTATCGTCGAAGGAAGAGGAGCTTAAAACCTGGGGGATCTGCGGAACCTAACCTAGGGAAAAACAGGAAACAGGATGGTTCTCTTGATGACTCTATCCTTGTCTCTTTACATAACCCTGAAGAGAGCACAAAAAGGAAAGATCGCTTCAATAACTGTCTTGTCTATAGCcggaaaaaaaggaaagggaAATCCAGTTGTACTTCTACTGGAGAAACTACGATAAGGGGTGATGGGCGTGATGATGCTTTTGTCTCTGAGCATAGCTGTGGAGAAACCAGGAGAAGAGGCAATCGATCAGATAATTGTCTTGTGTATAGCAGAAAAAAAGGTAGAGTGAAATTTAATAGTTGTAGTTTTAGCTCACATGTCACTGGAGGAACCAAGATAAGCTGTGATCAAGCTGACTCTTCTGCGTGGAGCCAAAGGGGACAGATTGCTAAAGCTGATAGTGCGTTTACTGGACTTAACCCTGGAGAAATCAAGCAAAGTGGTCATCAACCTGTTTACAGCCAGAGCACGCAGTTAGTGAAATCTAATGGTATTTTGACTGAAAGtcatattaggaaaaccaaGAGAAATGGAGATACATCTGATGTCTTGCTTATGTATAGCCGGAGGAAGCGGAGAGAGAAATCTATTGGTGTCCGGGTTAATGGCTTTCTAGTTTATACCCGGAAAAAGTTCAAATTCAGAGGACCTTTTGCTAGACCTAACCCAAGCGAAACCAATAAAAATGGTAATCAACTTTCTATTGCCAGTTCTCTAGAACTTGTAGACGATAGCCAAGTTACCAAAGTGAGATGTGCTTCTGATGGAACAAATGTCAACTGTTCTTCATTGAAATCCAGTTCTGAACTTGATTCAAGTTCCAGTCAAACTGGGGAAGATGATTGCTATTCCTCTGATGCTGGGGTGTCTGAGACAGATACAGACAGTAGCAGCAGTCCTTTCAGGCAGTGTAAACATTGTGATGAGCCAGGAACTGTTGAAAAAATGCTAATTTGTGATGAATGTGAAGAAGCATATCATACACGCTGCTGTGGTGTTCGAAGGAAAGAAGTTGCAAAGATAGATGACTGGCTTTGTCCATCCTGTTTGAAAAATAAGCGATCAAAGACCAAGATTAAGGGAAGAATTTCACGGGAACGGAAATGGAGAGTTACAGTACCATTTGTAATAGGAATTCGAATAGGAAAAGAGTTTCAAGCAGATGTTCCAGACTGGTCAGGTCCAACAATGAG TGATACTTCTTTTGTTGGTGAACCCTTGGAGATTGATGAGTCAGAATACATGCAT GATCTCAAGAAGGCCAAGAATAGTAAGAAACAATGTTCTGCAGTAAATTGGCTTCAGTGCAGGGAGGAAAATAGTAATGGAAATATTTGCGGAAAGTGGCGTAG GGCCCCTCGTTCAGAGGTACAAACCAAAGACTGGGAATGCTTCTGCTGCGTCTTCTGGGATCCATCACGTGCTGACTGTGCCGTCTCTCAG GAACTGGAGACGAGTGAGGTCCTTAAACAACTCAAGTACATCAAGATG CTTAGACCTCGTTCAGATGCCAAAAAGCGAAAGATAGGATCGAAGGGTCGAAATAAATCACGTAACAAAGGAAAATCTTGA
- the LOC104767135 gene encoding uncharacterized protein LOC104767135 produces MDSLVASYASSDEDEEPQPRRGDFTSNSSVPPPSSSSSLFSVIPQPKEVRSSEDGDFGSSSSRVKSSPFLSSLPPPKSSILRQQYPAPSSITKRVVQIRLPVNPRPSNLDDEDDEEEEEKARKKRKQMESASLSHDSSVRSFLSAMPAPKSSQTLGALPSLGSGSGRRSNLETETPAIAIAQTAESGSIDQNQSYESVSHSDSEAEQIAGVDNYYAGGGYGGYETNPSASVGYDGSSYGGNTWNGGGYEATTGLPEAVVAMDSGARRGRRGRNQMPEMVEVKQDELMKNRPRVDQVKSTGIAFGPAYQPATSSSKGKVSKLHKRKHQITALFMDMKHKETELTERRSRGLLTKAETQAKYGW; encoded by the exons ATGGACTCTCTGGTCGCGAGTTACGCTTCGTCGGACGAAGACGAAGAACCTCAACCCCGTAGAGGAGATTTCACCTCGAATTCTTCAGtacctcctccttcttcttcttcttctctattttcaGTTATTCCTCAACCTAAAGAAGTCAGATCTTCCGAAGATGGTGATTTCGGTTCATCTTCATCTCGCGTAAAATCATCTCCGTTCCTCTCCTCTCTCCCACCTCCTAAATCCTCAATTTTACGGCAACAATATCCGGCTCCGTCGTCAATCACGAAACGCGTCGTTCAGATCAGGCTTCCGGTAAACCCTAGACCGAGCAATCTCGAtgacgaagacgatgaagaagaagaagagaaagcgaGGAAGAAGCGTAAGCAGATGGAATCTGCATCCTTATCTCACGATTCATCAGTGAGATCGTTCTTATCCGCCATGCCTGCACCTAAGAGCTCGCAAACACTCGGCGCTCTTCCTTCATTGGGATCAGGATCAGGTCGAAGATCGAATCTCGAAACGGAAACACCTGCAATTGCAATCGCTCAAACGGCGGAATCAGGTAGCATTGATCAAAACCAGAGTTATGAATCGGTAAGCCATAGTGATAGCGAAGCGGAACAAATCGCTGGAGTAGATAACTATTATGCTGGTGGTGGTTATGGTGGGTACGAAACGAATCCTAGTGCTAGTGTGGGATATGATGGTAGTAGCTATGGAGGTAATACTTGGAACGGTGGTGGGTATGAGGCGACAACGGGATTGCCCGAGGCGGTTGTAGCTATGGATAGTGGTGCTAGGAGAGGAAGGAGAGGGAGGAATCAGATGCCAGAGATGGTTGAGGTTAAGCAAGATGAGCTTATGAAGAATAGGCCAAGAGTTGATCAGGTTAAATCTACTGGAATCGCTTTTGGACCCGCGTATCAG CCAGCGACATCTTCATCTAAAGGGAAAGTGTCAAAGCTTCACAAGAGGAAGCATCAAATCACTGCATTGTTCATGGACATGAAGCACAAAGAGACTGAGTTGACTGAGAGACGTTCTAGAGGATTGCTCACAAAAGCCGAGACACAAGCTAAATACGGATGGTGA